One region of Turicibacter bilis genomic DNA includes:
- a CDS encoding SDR family oxidoreductase codes for MTSPCSQFPKTAKPQTQTKQPGIESQMDPKPIYDHPEYNNGSGRLKNKVAIITGGDSGIGRAVALAFAKEGAKVVVVYYDETEDANETKQAIEQAHGECLLIQGDLTNPSFAQDIVNQTLAKFNQINILVNNAAVQYPQNEITQIKDEDLHKTFAVNYFGTFYLTRAVVPHLTEGDSIINTTSVTAYEGNETLLDYSSTKGALTAFTRSLASNLAKKGIRVNAVAPGPIWTPLIPASFDAQKVSQHGANVPMKRMGHPVELAGAYVLLASNEGSYMSGITIHVNGGTIINC; via the coding sequence ATGACTAGCCCATGCAGTCAGTTTCCCAAAACCGCAAAACCACAAACTCAAACGAAACAACCAGGGATTGAATCACAAATGGATCCCAAACCGATCTATGATCATCCTGAATATAATAATGGTTCTGGACGGTTAAAAAATAAAGTGGCGATTATTACAGGTGGCGACTCCGGAATCGGGCGTGCTGTTGCGCTTGCTTTTGCCAAAGAGGGAGCAAAAGTGGTTGTTGTTTATTATGATGAGACAGAAGATGCGAATGAAACTAAACAAGCTATTGAGCAGGCGCACGGTGAATGCTTATTAATTCAAGGTGATCTGACGAATCCAAGCTTCGCACAGGACATTGTCAATCAAACATTAGCAAAATTTAATCAAATTAATATTTTAGTAAACAACGCCGCTGTTCAATATCCACAAAATGAAATCACTCAAATTAAAGATGAAGACCTTCATAAAACATTTGCGGTCAACTATTTCGGAACCTTCTATTTAACGCGTGCTGTGGTGCCGCATTTAACTGAAGGAGATAGCATCATTAACACAACATCAGTCACTGCTTATGAAGGAAATGAAACGTTATTGGATTATTCATCTACAAAAGGAGCCTTAACAGCCTTCACTCGTTCACTGGCTTCTAATTTAGCTAAAAAAGGGATTCGCGTGAATGCAGTGGCACCAGGTCCCATTTGGACACCACTTATTCCAGCGTCATTTGATGCTCAAAAAGTGTCTCAACATGGAGCGAATGTGCCAATGAAACGTATGGGACATCCCGTAGAATTAGCAGGTGCTTACGTGTTGCTAGCTTCTAATGAAGGATCTTATATGTCTGGTATTACCATCCATGTCAATGGTGGAACGATTATTAACTGTTAA
- the asnB gene encoding asparagine synthase (glutamine-hydrolyzing): protein MCGLVVLMKNKTTIEDLQFMQYALQQIKHRGPDDEQLYVSEQLILGFNRLSIIDLEGGSQPFHSSDKTCHLVFNGEIYNYLELRTQLEKLGFSFETSCESEVIVTLYQLLGLEFMSQLRGMFSLVLYDEITQELIAVRDRFGIKPLYYYHFDDGIFLTSELKVFKSIYDKEQFLDFKALQHYFTFQYIPEPDTCLIDIKALEAGTYLTYSLEKGLRIKTYATVELLPTKKTSYVLKEELQQAIVSSVKSHLQSEVEVGCFLSGGIDSTILTTCAKAFKEDLKAFTIGFEEAGYSEINEAIKTAEKLKLDLTTKTLNAHEFMKEARQAIEFLDSPVADPSSVAIYSIAREARKHVKVILSGEGADELFGGYRIYREVDALKLFHPIPQPMKQILLWVANHLPNIKGKNFIRRGCIPLRDRYVGNAFVFNEQEKDQLLSFYHPSHPFTEITHPIYDQIKNLDPLTQMQMIDLKTWLRGDLLVKSDRLTMAHALELRVPFLDQQVLELAKYLTHREKIEGVQTKILLREAFEGFIPAHVLEAPKKGYPVPLKKWFKNELFDEARDIILAPSCEHLINQQVALSYLEAHAKGRGDHSRKIWTLMTFILWYESWVK, encoded by the coding sequence ATGTGTGGATTAGTTGTCTTGATGAAAAATAAAACAACGATTGAGGATCTCCAATTCATGCAGTATGCTTTACAACAAATAAAGCACCGTGGACCAGACGATGAACAATTATATGTATCTGAACAACTTATTTTAGGATTCAATCGTTTAAGTATTATTGATTTAGAAGGTGGATCACAGCCTTTTCATTCAAGTGATAAGACGTGCCACCTTGTGTTTAATGGAGAAATCTATAATTATTTAGAACTTCGCACTCAACTTGAGAAATTAGGATTCAGTTTTGAAACTTCTTGTGAGTCGGAAGTGATTGTGACTCTTTATCAGTTATTAGGGTTAGAATTCATGTCTCAACTGCGAGGGATGTTCTCCCTTGTGCTATACGATGAAATAACACAAGAATTAATTGCTGTTCGAGATCGGTTTGGGATTAAACCATTGTATTATTACCACTTTGACGATGGAATCTTCCTAACATCGGAACTTAAAGTGTTTAAATCCATATACGATAAAGAACAGTTTCTCGATTTTAAAGCACTCCAGCATTACTTTACCTTTCAATACATTCCCGAGCCTGATACATGCCTCATAGATATTAAAGCACTTGAAGCAGGGACTTATTTAACTTATTCACTTGAGAAAGGACTAAGGATAAAGACGTATGCCACAGTAGAATTATTACCGACTAAAAAAACGTCCTATGTCTTAAAGGAAGAACTCCAGCAAGCCATTGTCTCTTCCGTCAAATCTCACCTACAAAGTGAGGTAGAAGTTGGCTGTTTTTTATCAGGGGGAATAGACTCCACCATCTTGACAACATGTGCTAAAGCGTTTAAAGAGGATTTAAAAGCTTTTACAATTGGTTTTGAAGAAGCAGGTTATAGCGAAATCAATGAGGCTATAAAAACAGCAGAGAAATTAAAGCTAGATTTAACAACAAAAACGTTAAATGCTCATGAATTTATGAAGGAAGCTAGGCAAGCCATTGAGTTTTTAGATAGCCCCGTTGCTGATCCCTCAAGTGTTGCCATTTATAGCATCGCGAGAGAAGCAAGAAAACATGTCAAAGTCATCTTATCCGGAGAGGGAGCCGATGAGCTTTTCGGTGGCTATCGAATTTATCGAGAAGTAGATGCCTTAAAACTGTTTCACCCGATTCCTCAACCGATGAAACAAATACTTCTATGGGTGGCGAACCATTTGCCGAATATCAAAGGGAAAAACTTTATCAGACGCGGCTGTATTCCGTTAAGAGATCGATATGTTGGGAACGCCTTCGTCTTTAACGAGCAAGAAAAAGATCAGCTCCTATCCTTTTATCATCCGTCTCATCCCTTTACGGAGATTACCCATCCGATCTATGATCAAATCAAGAATCTCGATCCACTAACACAAATGCAAATGATTGATTTAAAAACGTGGCTTCGTGGTGATCTCTTAGTGAAGTCAGATCGACTAACGATGGCACATGCTTTAGAGCTTCGGGTACCCTTTTTAGATCAACAGGTACTCGAACTAGCGAAATATTTAACACATCGTGAAAAAATAGAGGGGGTTCAAACAAAAATTTTATTACGAGAAGCTTTTGAAGGCTTTATCCCAGCTCATGTCCTTGAGGCTCCGAAAAAAGGCTATCCGGTCCCTTTAAAAAAATGGTTTAAAAACGAACTTTTCGACGAAGCACGGGACATCATTTTAGCGCCAAGTTGTGAGCATCTCATCAATCAACAGGTGGCTCTTTCCTATTTAGAAGCCCATGCTAAAGGAAGAGGGGATCATAGTCGTAAAATTTGGACCTTAATGACCTTTATTTTATGGTATGAATCATGGGTCAAGTAA